In Camelina sativa cultivar DH55 chromosome 16, Cs, whole genome shotgun sequence, a single window of DNA contains:
- the LOC104752712 gene encoding polygalacturonase 1 beta-like protein 2 has product MKMNNADSTLFLCFFFFSIFSSSRVYLAGAKQTAGNITASSENPFTPKASLIRYWNNHINGDSPKPSFFISKASPLTPVDSTRFASLASYHSLHTRHSDFCSAAKLFCFPELAAHSLEKHGDDVEFAAYSGKNFTNYGSDRLSGADSFKNYSGGDNIAVDSFRRYGRNSAGHDEGFTTYAGDVNVADQTFTTYATGTTGGSGEFTSYNTNANEPNGRFTSYSDKANGRSQTFTTYSDNGNNGEQTFTSYSKNGNGAPNEFSGYGTGSNVVKSGFTKYGENGNGANDSFTSYGGNGNVPVNDFKGYGDGGNGAVYGFKNYRDQSNIGVDSFASYAKNSNNEKVNFVNYGKSFNLGSDNFTGYGQGNVGGNVSFKTYGQGPSFKEYTKDGVVFAHYTNNVSSSGKTVNKWVEEGKFFRESMLKEGTLMQMPDIKDKMPERTFLPRSIVSSIPFSSSEIGEIRRVFGAGENSSMAGIISSAVSECERPASHGETKRCVGSAEDMIDFATSVLGRGVVVRTTESVVGSKKKILIGKVNGINGGDVTRAVSCHQSLYPYLLYYCHSVPRVRVYEADILEPESLEKINHGVAICHVDTSAWSPSHGAFLALGSSPGRIEVCHWIFENDMTWNIVD; this is encoded by the exons ATGAAGATGAACAACGCTGATTCAACTCTattcctttgcttcttcttcttctccatcttctcatcttctcgT gtGTATCTCGCCGGTGCAAAACAAACCGCCGGCAACATCACGGCGTCGTCAGAGAATCCATTCACACCAAAAGCCTCATTGATACGTTATTGGAACAATCACATCAACGGCGACTCACCAAAACCTTCTTTTTTCATTTCCAAGGCCTCTCCACTAACACCCGTCGACTCCACGCGCTTCGCCTCACTCGCTTCTTATCACTCCCTCCACACGCGCCACTCCGATTTCTGCTCCGCCGCGAAACTCTTCTGCTTCCCTGAACTCGCCGCTCATTCACTCGAAAAACACGGCGATGACGTCGAATTCGCCGCGTACAGCGGCAAGAACTTCACAAACTACGGCTCCGACCGTCTCTCCGGAGCCGACTCGTTCAAAAACTATTCCGGCGGTGATAACATTGCCGTCGACTCGTTCCGACGTTACGGCCGCAACTCCGCCGGACACGACGAAGGGTTTACAACTTACGCCGGAGATGTCAACGTAGCTGACCAAACCTTCACCACATACGCCACCGGAACCACCGGTGGCTCCGGCGAATTCACGAGCTACAACACAAACGCAAACGAACCCAACGGGAGATTCACTTCTTACTCCGACAAAGCCAACGGAAGATCACAAACCTTCACAACCTACTCCGACAACGGCAACAACGGAGAGCAAACGTTCACAAGCTACAGCAAAAACGGAAACGGAGCTCCGAACGAGTTCTCGGGTTACGGAACCGGGTCAAACGTCGTCAAATCCGGTTTCACCAAATACGGAGAAAACGGTAACGGAGCTAACGACAGTTTCACGAGCTACGGAGGAAATGGTAACGTCCCCGTTAACGATTTCAAAGGCTACGGTGACGGAGGAAACGGCGCCGTTTACGGTTTTAAAAACTACAGAGACCAATCCAACATCGGAGTCGACTCGTTCGCTTCCTACGCTAAGAACTCGAACAACGAGAAGGTCAATTTCGTAAATTACGGTAAATCTTTTAACCTCGGTTCAGATAATTTCACCGGTTACGGCCAAGGCAACGTTGGAGGAAACGTGAGCTTCAAAACTTACGGCCAAGGTCCGAGTTTTAAGGAGTATACTAAAGACGGCGTCGTTTTTGCTCATTACACTAATAACGTGAGTTCTAGTGGCAAAACAGTGAATAAATGGGTTGAGGAGGGTAAATTCTTTAGGGAATCGATGTTGAAAGAAGGGACTTTGATGCAAATGCCCGATATTAAAGATAAAATGCCTGAAAGGACGTTTTTGCCCCGGAGCATTGTTTCGAGTATACCGTTTTCGTCTTCGGAGATCGGAGAGATTCGGAGGGTTTTTGGCGCCGGTGAGAATTCGTCGATGGCGGGGATAATCTCGTCGGCGGTTTCGGAGTGTGAGAGACCAGCGAGTCACGGCGAGACGAAGCGGTGCGTTGGATCGGCGGAGGATATGATAGATTTCGCTACGTCGGTACTTGGACGTGGTGTTGTGGTGAGGACGACGGAGAGTGTCGTTGGGTCAAAGAAAAAGATCTTGATTGGAAAAGTCAACGGAATCAACGGTGGAGATGTGACGAGAGCTGTTTCGTGTCACCAGAGTTTGTACCCGTATTTATTGTATTACTGTCACTCGGTTCCTCGGGTACGGGTTTACGAAGCGGATATACTTGAACCTGAGAGTTTAGAGAAGATTAACCATGGTGTTGCCATCTGTCATGTTGACACGTCAGCTTGGAGTCCGAGTCATGGAGCGTTTTTGGCTTTAGGTTCGAGTCCCGGTCGGATTGAAGTTTGTCATTGGATCTTTGAGAATGATATGACTTGGAATATCGTTGATTAA